In Callospermophilus lateralis isolate mCalLat2 chromosome 19, mCalLat2.hap1, whole genome shotgun sequence, the following are encoded in one genomic region:
- the Ccp110 gene encoding centriolar coiled-coil protein of 110 kDa isoform X1 — protein MEEYEEFYEKTLARIQEASLSTESFLPAQSESVSLIRFHGVAVLSPLLNNEKRKELQQEKQKALDVEARKQVNRKKALLTRVQEILENVQVRKAPNACDFDQWEIETIDSNSEVRNLNVPATFPNGLPSPTEHSTLAKIEKKTGILPLDNEDQCKPNGIDIARDSEGFNSLKQGDRSNISLTENEASPKLSSATPQETLVSDGLLVTREEQNPSLWTEVTPDPYIMSLQNLMKKSREYIEREQSRRSLRNSAKRSVNESHSDKENDAVRVSDCMREKAPLMGKHCGSVFPDKPSLNKSNVLLQGASSQASNMTTSPLGSFSKVDIPVRTGHPTVSDSESDFKVIPTFITENNVIKSLTGSYAKLPSPEPSLSPKMHRRRSRPSSACHILINNPINACELSPKGKEEAVDIIVPDTDEKTNVLETVPKLPVDLAGICSNQVYVSKNISEAVGDMVVGKSSQVCQSLGNQLENKVTHGLATAEGQLTSDERGAHKMNTSTVAPKVHEPHAISPCVAGHNFGTVSGLKSASTLEKNSCNLQMELNKSYDVKNPSPLLMQNQNTRQEMDTPMVSCGNEQFLDNSFEKVKRRLDLDIDTLQKENCSYDLTTGIAEQERQHLPEQRYPKGSVYINKNKMLETSTKEGEEILKSKMLAFEEMRKKLEEQHAQQLSLLIAEQEREQERLQKEIEEQEKMLKEKKVISAEVSGLNITNVSELEWRKISDSGWLDTMLYQVDSFHTSNLNSSGFTSSALQYSFGSANEVPFYLWGSSTSGMTKLSVTRPFGRAQSGWSQVFNPEVQAKFNRITAVAKGFLTRRLMQTDKLKQLRQTVKDTMEFIRSFQSEAPLKRGIVSAQDASLQERVFAQLRAALYGIHDIFFVMDAAERMSILHHDREVRKEKMLRQMDKMKSPRVALSAATQKSLDRKKYMKAAEMGMPSKKFLVKQNPSETRVLQPNQGQNAPVHRLLSRQGTPKTSVKGVVQNRQKPSQSRVPSRAAVSGAYAGKIQRKRPNVATI, from the exons ATGGAGGAGTATGAGGAGTTCTATGAAAAAACTCTTGCCAGAATCCAAGAAGCATCACTGTCTACGGAGAGCTTTCTGCCTGCTCAGTCTGAGAGTGTTTCACTTATTCGCTTCCATGGAGTGGCTGTACTTTCTCCACTG CTAAATAATGAGAAGAGAAAGGAACTACAACAAGAAAAGCAGAAAGCCCTTGATGTAGAAGCCAGAAAGCAGGTTAACAGGAAGAAAGCTTTACTGACTCGTGTGCAGGAGATTCTTGAAAATGTTCAG GTTAGAAAAGCACCTAATGCCTGTGATTTTGATCAATGGGAGATTGAAACCATTGACTCTAATTCAGAAGTCAGAAACTTGAATGTTCCTGCtacatttccaaatggcttgccaAGCCCTACTGAACACTCTACTTTAGCAAAGATTGAAAAGAAAACTGGAATTTTGCCATTGGATAATGAGGACCAGTGTAAACCTAATGGGATAGACATAGCTAGAGATTCAGAAGGATTTAATTCTCTGAAGCAGGGTGATAGGTCCAATATTAGTCTCACAGAAAATGAAGCATCTCCGAAGCTCTCTTCAGCAACCCCACAGGAGACTCTGGTTTCTGATGGTCTTCTTGTAACACGTGAAGAACAGAATCCATCACTCTGGACAGAAGTCACCCCAGATCCATATATAATGAGTCTTCAGAACCTGATGAAAAAGTCAAGAGAATACATAGAGAGGGAACAATCTAGACGCAGTCTGAGAAACAGTGCAAAGAGGAGCGTTAACGAGAGTCATTCAGACAAAGAAAATGATGCTGTTAGAGTGAGTGACTGTATGAGGGAGAAAGCCCCGTTGATGGGCAAACACTGTGGCTCAGTGTTTCCCGACAAACCAAGCCTTAATAAATCAAACGTTCTTCTCCAGGGTGCTTCCTCTCAGGCAAGCAACATGACTACGTCACCTTTAGGAAGCTTTTCTAAGGTAGACATACCTGTACGAACTGGCCATCCCACTGTTTCAGATTCTGAATCTGATTTTAAAGTCATTCCCACTTTTATTACTGAAAATAATGTTATCAAAAGTCTTACAGGTTCATATGCCAAATTACCTAGTCCAGAGCCAAGTTTGAGTCCTAAAATGCATCGAAGGCGTTCCAGGCCATCATCAGCATGTCATATACTcataaataacccaataaatgcCTGTGAGTTAAGCcctaaaggaaaagaagaagcagTGGACATAATTGTTCCAGATACTGATGAAAAAACCAATGTACTGGAAACTGTGCCAAAGTTACCAGTTGACTTAGCAGGAATTTGTTCTAACCAGGTTTATGTTAGCAAAAATATATCTGAAGCCGTAGGGGATATGGTTGTTGGTAAATCAAGTCAGGTATGTCAATCTTTAGGAAATCAATTAGAAAATAAAGTTACTCATGGACTTGCTACTGCAGAAGGTCAGCTAACATCTGATGAGAGAGGAGCACACAAAATGAATACTAGTACTGTAGCACCCAAAGTGCATGAACCACATGCCATCAGTCCGTGTGTAGCAGGTCACAACTTTGGAACTGTGAGTGGTCTCAAGTCAGCCAGTACCTTAGAGAAAAACTCCTGCAATTTACAGATGGAACTGAATAAGTCTTATGATGTAAAAAACCCATCTCCTTTACTGATGCAAAACCAGAATACCAGACAAGAGATGGACACACCTATGGTGTCCTGTGGAAATGAACAGTTTTTGGATAATAGTTTTGAAAAAGTTAAGCGGAGACTTGATTTAGATATTGATACTTTGCAAAAGGAAAACTGCTCTTACGACCTAACAACTGGAATAGCTGAACAGGAGAGGCAACATTTGCCAGAACAAAGATACCCTAAGGGATCTGTCtacattaacaagaataaaatgtTAGAAACCAGTACCAAAG AAGGTGAGGAGATACTAAAAAGCAAGATGTTAGCTTTTGAAGAAATGCGGAAGAAATTAGAAGAACAGCATGCCCAACAGTTATCACTCCTCATAGCTGAGCAGGAAAGAGAACAGGAAAGGCTGCAAAAG GAAATAGAAGAACAGGAGAAAATGTtaaaagagaagaaggtgatttcaGCAGAAGTCTCTGGATTGAACATCACCAATGTATCGGAGTTAGAATGGAGGAAAATAAGTGACTCTGGCTGGCTAGACACAATGCTGTATCAAGTGGACTCATTCCATACTTCAAATCTGAATAGTTctg GTTTCACAAGTTCTGCTTTACAATATAGCTTTGGTTCTGCAAATGAAGTACCATTCTACCTCTGGGGATCATCAACTAGTGGTATGACCAAACTCTCAGTTACAAGGCCTTTTGGAAGGGCCCAAAGTGGATGGTCTCAG GTTTTTAACCCAGAAGTACAAGCAAAATTTAATAGAATAACTGCCGTGGCAAAAGGATTTCTTACTCGTAGGCTTATGCAGACAGATAAGCTGAAGCAGCTTCGACAGACTGTAAAA GATACTATGGAATTCATAAGAAGCTTCCAGTCAGAAGCACCATTAAAGAGAGGCATTGTTTCAGCACAAGATGCATCTCTTCAGGAGAGGGTGTTCGCGCAG CTGCGAGCTGCCCTGTATGGCATTCATGACATATTCTTTGTAATGGATGCAGCTGAAAGAATGTCTATTCTACATCATGATCGAGAAGTTCGCAAAGAGAAAATGCTCAGGCAAATG GATAAAATGAAAAGTCCCCGAGTGGCTCTTTCAGCTGCAACACAGAAGTCTCTTGACAGGAAGAAGTATATGAA AGCTGCAGAAATGGGAATGCCAAGTAAGAAATTTCTGGTTAAACAAAATCCTTCTGAAACAAG AGTCCTTCAGCCAAACCAAGGACAGAATGCACCTGTTCATAGGCTACTTAGTAGACAAGG AACCCCTAAGACATCAGTGAAGGGGGTTGTGCAAAATAGACAGAAGCCTTCCCAGAGCAGAGTGCCTAGCAGAGCTGCCGTGTCAG GAGCATATGCAGGAAAAATCCAAAGAAAGCGGCCAAATGTTGCGACAATTTAA
- the Ccp110 gene encoding centriolar coiled-coil protein of 110 kDa isoform X2, which yields MEEYEEFYEKTLARIQEASLSTESFLPAQSESVSLIRFHGVAVLSPLLNNEKRKELQQEKQKALDVEARKQVNRKKALLTRVQEILENVQVRKAPNACDFDQWEIETIDSNSEVRNLNVPATFPNGLPSPTEHSTLAKIEKKTGILPLDNEDQCKPNGIDIARDSEGFNSLKQGDRSNISLTENEASPKLSSATPQETLVSDGLLVTREEQNPSLWTEVTPDPYIMSLQNLMKKSREYIEREQSRRSLRNSAKRSVNESHSDKENDAVRVSDCMREKAPLMGKHCGSVFPDKPSLNKSNVLLQGASSQASNMTTSPLGSFSKVDIPVRTGHPTVSDSESDFKVIPTFITENNVIKSLTGSYAKLPSPEPSLSPKMHRRRSRPSSACHILINNPINACELSPKGKEEAVDIIVPDTDEKTNVLETVPKLPVDLAGICSNQVYVSKNISEAVGDMVVGKSSQVCQSLGNQLENKVTHGLATAEGQLTSDERGAHKMNTSTVAPKVHEPHAISPCVAGHNFGTVSGLKSASTLEKNSCNLQMELNKSYDVKNPSPLLMQNQNTRQEMDTPMVSCGNEQFLDNSFEKVKRRLDLDIDTLQKENCSYDLTTGIAEQERQHLPEQRYPKGSVYINKNKMLETSTKEGEEILKSKMLAFEEMRKKLEEQHAQQLSLLIAEQEREQERLQKEIEEQEKMLKEKKVISAEVSGLNITNVSELEWRKISDSGWLDTMLYQVDSFHTSNLNSSGFTSSALQYSFGSANEVPFYLWGSSTSGMTKLSVTRPFGRAQSGWSQVFNPEVQAKFNRITAVAKGFLTRRLMQTDKLKQLRQTVKDTMEFIRSFQSEAPLKRGIVSAQDASLQERVFAQLRAALYGIHDIFFVMDAAERMSILHHDREVRKEKMLRQMDKMKSPRVALSAATQKSLDRKKYMKAAEMGMPSKKFLVKQNPSETRVLQPNQGQNAPVHRLLSRQGSICRKNPKKAAKCCDNLRRQHSLG from the exons ATGGAGGAGTATGAGGAGTTCTATGAAAAAACTCTTGCCAGAATCCAAGAAGCATCACTGTCTACGGAGAGCTTTCTGCCTGCTCAGTCTGAGAGTGTTTCACTTATTCGCTTCCATGGAGTGGCTGTACTTTCTCCACTG CTAAATAATGAGAAGAGAAAGGAACTACAACAAGAAAAGCAGAAAGCCCTTGATGTAGAAGCCAGAAAGCAGGTTAACAGGAAGAAAGCTTTACTGACTCGTGTGCAGGAGATTCTTGAAAATGTTCAG GTTAGAAAAGCACCTAATGCCTGTGATTTTGATCAATGGGAGATTGAAACCATTGACTCTAATTCAGAAGTCAGAAACTTGAATGTTCCTGCtacatttccaaatggcttgccaAGCCCTACTGAACACTCTACTTTAGCAAAGATTGAAAAGAAAACTGGAATTTTGCCATTGGATAATGAGGACCAGTGTAAACCTAATGGGATAGACATAGCTAGAGATTCAGAAGGATTTAATTCTCTGAAGCAGGGTGATAGGTCCAATATTAGTCTCACAGAAAATGAAGCATCTCCGAAGCTCTCTTCAGCAACCCCACAGGAGACTCTGGTTTCTGATGGTCTTCTTGTAACACGTGAAGAACAGAATCCATCACTCTGGACAGAAGTCACCCCAGATCCATATATAATGAGTCTTCAGAACCTGATGAAAAAGTCAAGAGAATACATAGAGAGGGAACAATCTAGACGCAGTCTGAGAAACAGTGCAAAGAGGAGCGTTAACGAGAGTCATTCAGACAAAGAAAATGATGCTGTTAGAGTGAGTGACTGTATGAGGGAGAAAGCCCCGTTGATGGGCAAACACTGTGGCTCAGTGTTTCCCGACAAACCAAGCCTTAATAAATCAAACGTTCTTCTCCAGGGTGCTTCCTCTCAGGCAAGCAACATGACTACGTCACCTTTAGGAAGCTTTTCTAAGGTAGACATACCTGTACGAACTGGCCATCCCACTGTTTCAGATTCTGAATCTGATTTTAAAGTCATTCCCACTTTTATTACTGAAAATAATGTTATCAAAAGTCTTACAGGTTCATATGCCAAATTACCTAGTCCAGAGCCAAGTTTGAGTCCTAAAATGCATCGAAGGCGTTCCAGGCCATCATCAGCATGTCATATACTcataaataacccaataaatgcCTGTGAGTTAAGCcctaaaggaaaagaagaagcagTGGACATAATTGTTCCAGATACTGATGAAAAAACCAATGTACTGGAAACTGTGCCAAAGTTACCAGTTGACTTAGCAGGAATTTGTTCTAACCAGGTTTATGTTAGCAAAAATATATCTGAAGCCGTAGGGGATATGGTTGTTGGTAAATCAAGTCAGGTATGTCAATCTTTAGGAAATCAATTAGAAAATAAAGTTACTCATGGACTTGCTACTGCAGAAGGTCAGCTAACATCTGATGAGAGAGGAGCACACAAAATGAATACTAGTACTGTAGCACCCAAAGTGCATGAACCACATGCCATCAGTCCGTGTGTAGCAGGTCACAACTTTGGAACTGTGAGTGGTCTCAAGTCAGCCAGTACCTTAGAGAAAAACTCCTGCAATTTACAGATGGAACTGAATAAGTCTTATGATGTAAAAAACCCATCTCCTTTACTGATGCAAAACCAGAATACCAGACAAGAGATGGACACACCTATGGTGTCCTGTGGAAATGAACAGTTTTTGGATAATAGTTTTGAAAAAGTTAAGCGGAGACTTGATTTAGATATTGATACTTTGCAAAAGGAAAACTGCTCTTACGACCTAACAACTGGAATAGCTGAACAGGAGAGGCAACATTTGCCAGAACAAAGATACCCTAAGGGATCTGTCtacattaacaagaataaaatgtTAGAAACCAGTACCAAAG AAGGTGAGGAGATACTAAAAAGCAAGATGTTAGCTTTTGAAGAAATGCGGAAGAAATTAGAAGAACAGCATGCCCAACAGTTATCACTCCTCATAGCTGAGCAGGAAAGAGAACAGGAAAGGCTGCAAAAG GAAATAGAAGAACAGGAGAAAATGTtaaaagagaagaaggtgatttcaGCAGAAGTCTCTGGATTGAACATCACCAATGTATCGGAGTTAGAATGGAGGAAAATAAGTGACTCTGGCTGGCTAGACACAATGCTGTATCAAGTGGACTCATTCCATACTTCAAATCTGAATAGTTctg GTTTCACAAGTTCTGCTTTACAATATAGCTTTGGTTCTGCAAATGAAGTACCATTCTACCTCTGGGGATCATCAACTAGTGGTATGACCAAACTCTCAGTTACAAGGCCTTTTGGAAGGGCCCAAAGTGGATGGTCTCAG GTTTTTAACCCAGAAGTACAAGCAAAATTTAATAGAATAACTGCCGTGGCAAAAGGATTTCTTACTCGTAGGCTTATGCAGACAGATAAGCTGAAGCAGCTTCGACAGACTGTAAAA GATACTATGGAATTCATAAGAAGCTTCCAGTCAGAAGCACCATTAAAGAGAGGCATTGTTTCAGCACAAGATGCATCTCTTCAGGAGAGGGTGTTCGCGCAG CTGCGAGCTGCCCTGTATGGCATTCATGACATATTCTTTGTAATGGATGCAGCTGAAAGAATGTCTATTCTACATCATGATCGAGAAGTTCGCAAAGAGAAAATGCTCAGGCAAATG GATAAAATGAAAAGTCCCCGAGTGGCTCTTTCAGCTGCAACACAGAAGTCTCTTGACAGGAAGAAGTATATGAA AGCTGCAGAAATGGGAATGCCAAGTAAGAAATTTCTGGTTAAACAAAATCCTTCTGAAACAAG AGTCCTTCAGCCAAACCAAGGACAGAATGCACCTGTTCATAGGCTACTTAGTAGACAAGG GAGCATATGCAGGAAAAATCCAAAGAAAGCGGCCAAATGTTGCGACAATTTAAGAAGACAACATTCATTAGGATAG
- the Ccp110 gene encoding centriolar coiled-coil protein of 110 kDa isoform X3 produces MEEYEEFYEKTLARIQEASLSTESFLPAQSESVSLIRFHGVAVLSPLLNNEKRKELQQEKQKALDVEARKQVNRKKALLTRVQEILENVQVRKAPNACDFDQWEIETIDSNSEVRNLNVPATFPNGLPSPTEHSTLAKIEKKTGILPLDNEDQCKPNGIDIARDSEGFNSLKQGDRSNISLTENEASPKLSSATPQETLVSDGLLVTREEQNPSLWTEVTPDPYIMSLQNLMKKSREYIEREQSRRSLRNSAKRSVNESHSDKENDAVRVSDCMREKAPLMGKHCGSVFPDKPSLNKSNVLLQGASSQASNMTTSPLGSFSKVDIPVRTGHPTVSDSESDFKVIPTFITENNVIKSLTGSYAKLPSPEPSLSPKMHRRRSRPSSACHILINNPINACELSPKGKEEAVDIIVPDTDEKTNVLETVPKLPVDLAGICSNQVYVSKNISEAVGDMVVGKSSQVCQSLGNQLENKVTHGLATAEGQLTSDERGAHKMNTSTVAPKVHEPHAISPCVAGHNFGTVSGLKSASTLEKNSCNLQMELNKSYDVKNPSPLLMQNQNTRQEMDTPMVSCGNEQFLDNSFEKVKRRLDLDIDTLQKENCSYDLTTGIAEQERQHLPEQRYPKGSVYINKNKMLETSTKEGEEILKSKMLAFEEMRKKLEEQHAQQLSLLIAEQEREQERLQKEIEEQEKMLKEKKVISAEVSGLNITNVSELEWRKISDSGWLDTMLYQVDSFHTSNLNSSGFTSSALQYSFGSANEVPFYLWGSSTSGMTKLSVTRPFGRAQSGWSQVFNPEVQAKFNRITAVAKGFLTRRLMQTDKLKQLRQTVKDTMEFIRSFQSEAPLKRGIVSAQDASLQERVFAQLRAALYGIHDIFFVMDAAERMSILHHDREVRKEKMLRQMSCRNGNAK; encoded by the exons ATGGAGGAGTATGAGGAGTTCTATGAAAAAACTCTTGCCAGAATCCAAGAAGCATCACTGTCTACGGAGAGCTTTCTGCCTGCTCAGTCTGAGAGTGTTTCACTTATTCGCTTCCATGGAGTGGCTGTACTTTCTCCACTG CTAAATAATGAGAAGAGAAAGGAACTACAACAAGAAAAGCAGAAAGCCCTTGATGTAGAAGCCAGAAAGCAGGTTAACAGGAAGAAAGCTTTACTGACTCGTGTGCAGGAGATTCTTGAAAATGTTCAG GTTAGAAAAGCACCTAATGCCTGTGATTTTGATCAATGGGAGATTGAAACCATTGACTCTAATTCAGAAGTCAGAAACTTGAATGTTCCTGCtacatttccaaatggcttgccaAGCCCTACTGAACACTCTACTTTAGCAAAGATTGAAAAGAAAACTGGAATTTTGCCATTGGATAATGAGGACCAGTGTAAACCTAATGGGATAGACATAGCTAGAGATTCAGAAGGATTTAATTCTCTGAAGCAGGGTGATAGGTCCAATATTAGTCTCACAGAAAATGAAGCATCTCCGAAGCTCTCTTCAGCAACCCCACAGGAGACTCTGGTTTCTGATGGTCTTCTTGTAACACGTGAAGAACAGAATCCATCACTCTGGACAGAAGTCACCCCAGATCCATATATAATGAGTCTTCAGAACCTGATGAAAAAGTCAAGAGAATACATAGAGAGGGAACAATCTAGACGCAGTCTGAGAAACAGTGCAAAGAGGAGCGTTAACGAGAGTCATTCAGACAAAGAAAATGATGCTGTTAGAGTGAGTGACTGTATGAGGGAGAAAGCCCCGTTGATGGGCAAACACTGTGGCTCAGTGTTTCCCGACAAACCAAGCCTTAATAAATCAAACGTTCTTCTCCAGGGTGCTTCCTCTCAGGCAAGCAACATGACTACGTCACCTTTAGGAAGCTTTTCTAAGGTAGACATACCTGTACGAACTGGCCATCCCACTGTTTCAGATTCTGAATCTGATTTTAAAGTCATTCCCACTTTTATTACTGAAAATAATGTTATCAAAAGTCTTACAGGTTCATATGCCAAATTACCTAGTCCAGAGCCAAGTTTGAGTCCTAAAATGCATCGAAGGCGTTCCAGGCCATCATCAGCATGTCATATACTcataaataacccaataaatgcCTGTGAGTTAAGCcctaaaggaaaagaagaagcagTGGACATAATTGTTCCAGATACTGATGAAAAAACCAATGTACTGGAAACTGTGCCAAAGTTACCAGTTGACTTAGCAGGAATTTGTTCTAACCAGGTTTATGTTAGCAAAAATATATCTGAAGCCGTAGGGGATATGGTTGTTGGTAAATCAAGTCAGGTATGTCAATCTTTAGGAAATCAATTAGAAAATAAAGTTACTCATGGACTTGCTACTGCAGAAGGTCAGCTAACATCTGATGAGAGAGGAGCACACAAAATGAATACTAGTACTGTAGCACCCAAAGTGCATGAACCACATGCCATCAGTCCGTGTGTAGCAGGTCACAACTTTGGAACTGTGAGTGGTCTCAAGTCAGCCAGTACCTTAGAGAAAAACTCCTGCAATTTACAGATGGAACTGAATAAGTCTTATGATGTAAAAAACCCATCTCCTTTACTGATGCAAAACCAGAATACCAGACAAGAGATGGACACACCTATGGTGTCCTGTGGAAATGAACAGTTTTTGGATAATAGTTTTGAAAAAGTTAAGCGGAGACTTGATTTAGATATTGATACTTTGCAAAAGGAAAACTGCTCTTACGACCTAACAACTGGAATAGCTGAACAGGAGAGGCAACATTTGCCAGAACAAAGATACCCTAAGGGATCTGTCtacattaacaagaataaaatgtTAGAAACCAGTACCAAAG AAGGTGAGGAGATACTAAAAAGCAAGATGTTAGCTTTTGAAGAAATGCGGAAGAAATTAGAAGAACAGCATGCCCAACAGTTATCACTCCTCATAGCTGAGCAGGAAAGAGAACAGGAAAGGCTGCAAAAG GAAATAGAAGAACAGGAGAAAATGTtaaaagagaagaaggtgatttcaGCAGAAGTCTCTGGATTGAACATCACCAATGTATCGGAGTTAGAATGGAGGAAAATAAGTGACTCTGGCTGGCTAGACACAATGCTGTATCAAGTGGACTCATTCCATACTTCAAATCTGAATAGTTctg GTTTCACAAGTTCTGCTTTACAATATAGCTTTGGTTCTGCAAATGAAGTACCATTCTACCTCTGGGGATCATCAACTAGTGGTATGACCAAACTCTCAGTTACAAGGCCTTTTGGAAGGGCCCAAAGTGGATGGTCTCAG GTTTTTAACCCAGAAGTACAAGCAAAATTTAATAGAATAACTGCCGTGGCAAAAGGATTTCTTACTCGTAGGCTTATGCAGACAGATAAGCTGAAGCAGCTTCGACAGACTGTAAAA GATACTATGGAATTCATAAGAAGCTTCCAGTCAGAAGCACCATTAAAGAGAGGCATTGTTTCAGCACAAGATGCATCTCTTCAGGAGAGGGTGTTCGCGCAG CTGCGAGCTGCCCTGTATGGCATTCATGACATATTCTTTGTAATGGATGCAGCTGAAAGAATGTCTATTCTACATCATGATCGAGAAGTTCGCAAAGAGAAAATGCTCAGGCAAATG AGCTGCAGAAATGGGAATGCCAAGTAA